A DNA window from Canis lupus dingo isolate Sandy chromosome 2, ASM325472v2, whole genome shotgun sequence contains the following coding sequences:
- the ALDH4A1 gene encoding delta-1-pyrroline-5-carboxylate dehydrogenase, mitochondrial gives MLLPLPPALRRALLARPWRDPGLWWKHTSSLKVANEPVLAFTQGSPERDALQKALKDLKGRTEAIPCVVGDEEVWTLDVQYQVSPFNHGHKVAKFCYADKALLNRAIEASLAARKEWDLKPVADRAQIFLKAADMLSGPRRAEVLAKTMVGQGKTVIQAEIDAAAELIDFLRFNAKFAVELEGQQPLSVPPSTNSVVYRGLEGFVAAISPFNFTAIGGNLAGAPALMGNVVLWKPSDTAMLASYAVYRVFREAGLPPNIIQFVPADGPTFGDTVTSSEHLCGINFTGSVPTFKHLWKQVAQNLDRFRTFPRLAGECGGKNFHFVHRSADVGSVVSGTLRSAFEYGGQKCSACSRLYVPQSLWPQIKGRLLEEHGRIKVGDPTEDFGTFFSAVIDAKSFGRIKKWLEHARFSPSLTILAGGKCDDSVGYFVEPCIVESKDPQESIMKEEIFGPVLTVYVYPDDKYKETLRLVDSTTSYGLTGAVFAQDKDVVREATTMLRNTAGNFYINDKSTGSVVGQQPFGGARASGTNDKPGGPHYILRWTSPQVIKETHEPLGDWRYSYMQ, from the exons GTTGTGGTGGAAGCACACCTCTTCCCTGAAGGTGGCCAACGAGCCAGTCTTGGCATTCACGCAGGGCAGCCCCGAGCGAGATGCGCTCCAGAAG GCTTTGAAGGACCTCAAGGGCCGGACGGAAGCCATCCCCTGTGTGGTGGGGGATGAGGAGGTGTGGACCTTGGACGTGCAGTACCAGGTGTCG CCCTTCAACCATGGACACAAGGTGGCCAAGTTCTGCTATGCGGACAAG GCCCTACTCAACAGAGCCATCGAGGCCTCTTTGGCCGCCAGGAAAGAGTGGGACCTGAAGCCCGTTGCAGACCGGGCCCAGATCTTCCTGAAGGCGGCCGACATGCTGAGTGGGCCTCGCAGGGCAGAGGTCCTAGCCAAGACCATGGTGGGACAG GGCAAGACGGTGATCCAAGCGGAGATTGACGCGGCGGCGGAGCTCATCGACTTCCTCCGGTTCAACGCCAAGTTTGCCGTGGAGCTAGAGGGGCAGCAGCCGCTCAGTGTGCCGCCCAGCACCAACAGCGTCGTGTACCGGGGGCTGGAG GGCTTCGTGGCGGCTATCTCCCCCTTTAACTTCACGGCGATCGGCGGCAACCTGGCGGGGGCCCCGGCCCTGATG GGCAACGTGGTCCTGTGGAAGCCCAGCGACACGGCCATGCTGGCCAGCTATGCCGTCTACCGCGTCTTCCGGGAGGCTGGCCTGCCCCCCAATATCATCCAGTTTGTGCCGGCTGACGGGCCCACGTTTGGCGACACCGTCACCAGCTCCGAGCACCTCTGCGGCATCAACTTCACAGGCAGCGTGCC CACCTTCAAACACCTGTGGAAGCAGGTGGCCCAGAACCTAGACCGGTTCCGCACCTTCCCACGCCTGGCCGGAG agtGCGGGGGCAAGAACTTCCACTTCGTGCACCGCTCGGCCGACGTGGGCAGCGTGGTGAGCGGGACCCTGCGCTCGGCCTTCGAGTACGGCGGCCAGAAGTGCTCAGCGTGCTCCCGCCTCTACGTGCCGCAGTCGCTGTGGCCACAGATCAAAGGGCGGCTGCTGGAGGAGCACGGCAGGATCAAAGTGGGCGAC CCAACAGAGGATTTCGGGACCTTCTTCTCCGCTGTGATTGATGCCAAG TCCTTCGGCCGCATCAAGAAGTGGCTGGAGCACGCCCGCTTCTCACCCAGCCTCACCATCCTGGCCGGGGGCAAGTGTGACGACTCTGTGGGCTACTTCGTGGAGCCCTGCATCGTCGAGAGCAAGGACCCTCAGGAGTCCATCATGAAGGAG GAGATCTTCGGGCCGGTGCTGACCGTGTACGTCTACCCCGACGACAAGTACAAGGAGACGCTGCGGCTGGTCGACAGCACCACCAGCTACGGCCTCACGGGGGCAGTGTTCGCCCAGGATAA GGACGTCGTCCGGGAGGCCACCACGATGCTGAGGAACACGGCCGGCAACTTCTACATCAACGACAAGTCCACCGGCTCCGTGGTGGGCCAGCAGCCCTTTGGGGGGGCCCGAGCCTCTG GAACCAATGACAAGCCAGGCGGGCCCCACTACATCCTGCGGTGGACGTCGCCCCAGGTCATCAAGGAGACCCACGAGCCTCTGGGCGATTGGCGCTACTCCTACATGCAGTGA